The following coding sequences lie in one Oncorhynchus kisutch isolate 150728-3 linkage group LG27, Okis_V2, whole genome shotgun sequence genomic window:
- the LOC109872067 gene encoding calponin-3-like, which produces MTQFNKGPVYGLTAELRSKIAGKYDLQKEEELRFWIEEVTGMPIGENFQKGLKDGVILCELINKLQPGSIKKINHSKLNWHKLENLGNFIRAILKFGLCPNDIFEANDLFENGNMTQVQSTLLSLAGVAKTKGSNSNCDLGVKYADKRTRHFDEEKMKAGQCVIGLQMGTNKCASQSGMTAYGTRRHLYDPKSQTDKPYDQTTISLQMGTNKGASQAGMSAPGTRRDIYDQKSAGQTADSSTISLQMGTNKVASQKGMSSYGLGRQIYDPKYCTSPTEPTSPVTLGNNAGSHGNGSLGTGTNGSEISDSDYQAEYQYHHDDEEEYRGGYQQQYSGHYDEDQGIDY; this is translated from the exons ATCGCAGGGAAGTATGACCTGCAGAAGGAGGAGGAGCTCCGGTTCTGGATCGAGGAGGTGACGGGCATGCCTATTGGAGAGAACTTCCAGAAGGGCCTTAAGGACGGAGTCATCCTCTGCGA GCTGATAAACAAACTGCAGCCTGGTTCCATCAAGAAAATCAACCACTCCAAACTCAACTGGCACAAG CTGGAAAATCTGGGGAATTTCATCCGAGCCATTCTGAAGTTTGGCCTTTGTCCCAACGACATCTTTGAGGCCAATGACCTGTTTGAGAATGGGAACATGACCCAGGTCCAGAGCACACTGCTGTCCCTGGCTGGTGTG GCGAAAACCAAAGGTTCAAACTCCAACTGTGACCTCGGTGTGAAGTATGCGGACAAGAGGACGCGCCATTTCGACGAGGAGAAGATGAAGGCTGGACAATGTGTCATTGGACTGCAG ATGGGGACAAATAAATGTGCCAGCCAGTCTGGTATGACAGCGTACGGGACCAGGAGACACTTATACGACCCAAAGTCACAGACGGACAAGCCCTATGACCAGACTACCATCAGTCTGCAGATGGGAACCAACAAAGGAGCCAGCCAG gctGGCATGTCGGCGCCGGGTACCCGCCGTGACATCTACGACCAGAAGTCGgcaggacagacagcagacagctcCACCATTTCCCTGCAGATGGGCACCAACAAGGTGGCATCCCAGAAGGGAATGAGCAGCTACGGCCTGGGCAGGCAGATCTACGACCCCAAGTACTGCACCTCCCCCACGGAGCCCACCTCTCCCGTTACCCTCGGCAACAATGCAGGTAGCCATGGCAACGGGAGCCTAGGAACGGGGACCAATGGATCGGAGATTAGTGACAGCGACTACCAGGCAGAGTACCAGTATCACCATGACGACGAAGAGGAGTACCGGGGTGGGTACCAACAGCAGTACAGCGGGCACTATGACGAGGACCAGGGCATCGACTATTAG